In the genome of Hymenobacter cellulosivorans, one region contains:
- the priA gene encoding replication restart helicase PriA, with translation MSLSFDFAQPEAAGADRVTLFVDVILPLPLPKLYTYRVPYEMNDEVVIGGRVIVQFGAKKTLSCIVAAVHETPPAQYQAKYILEFIDDAPVVTQAQLKLFRWMADYYMCTLGEVINAALPSALKLSSESRIQLHPAFEPDTNPYPLSEQEERIVAVLSSEDGKALTFTEVGDLLGSANFHKVIKSLIQKDVIFLFEHLADKYSPKVVKKVRLAHHFVEENVLEELFAKMASKPKQLDVLMRYLQRVPVYQNVHSNHQGMEKAALTSSPHLSPSAVNTLIKNGVLEQFDVIVSRFPLDDSPEAKMPFTLSEAQTAAHDEVLRLFGEKDIVLLHGVTGAGKTEIYIELIRKALEGGGQVLYLLPEIALTAQIVTRLMRVFGTRLGVYHSKFSDNERVEVWNGVLSGRFQVVVGVRSAVFLPFDNMSLIIVDEEHESSYKQYDPAPRYNAREVALMMANFQGAKTLLGSATPAVETYYQTRAGRWGLVTLSKRFGEAGLPEIELVDTRKQREAKKMLNHFTPELLGEIERKLGLKEQVILFQNRRGYSPFISCLDCGWIPKCKNCAVSLSYHKHAHELRCHYCGFHDRMPVECPACGSRNLKTVGFGTEKIEDDLKIMLPAANVQRMDLDTTRAKNSYQQIIADFEQQTTNVLVGTQMVTKGLDFANVSLVGIINADSIIHYPDFRAHERAFQMFVQVSGRAGRKGKKGKVIIQTADPAQVIFDKVIRNDYLEFYEYEITQRREYGFPPFMRVIRLTVKHVDQLVAEQAAILLTQELVYRLGREAVLGPEAPYIFRIRNFYLQEITIKLDREHTVLKHAKGQITEAMNVVKDQKEFKQTRLVADVDPM, from the coding sequence TTGAGCCTTTCCTTCGACTTTGCCCAGCCGGAAGCCGCCGGAGCCGACCGCGTCACGCTGTTCGTGGACGTGATTCTGCCCCTGCCGCTGCCCAAGCTGTATACCTACCGCGTGCCCTACGAGATGAACGACGAGGTCGTCATCGGGGGCCGCGTGATTGTGCAGTTTGGGGCCAAGAAAACGCTTAGCTGCATCGTGGCGGCCGTGCACGAAACGCCGCCGGCCCAGTACCAGGCCAAGTACATCCTGGAGTTTATCGACGATGCGCCCGTCGTGACCCAGGCCCAGCTGAAGCTTTTCCGCTGGATGGCCGACTACTACATGTGCACCCTGGGCGAGGTTATCAATGCCGCGTTGCCCTCGGCCCTAAAGCTCAGCTCAGAGTCGCGCATTCAGCTCCACCCGGCTTTCGAGCCCGACACCAACCCCTACCCGCTCAGCGAGCAGGAAGAGCGAATTGTGGCAGTCCTCAGTTCGGAGGATGGCAAAGCTCTGACCTTTACCGAAGTGGGCGACCTGTTGGGCAGTGCCAACTTCCATAAGGTTATTAAGTCCCTGATTCAAAAGGACGTTATCTTTCTGTTTGAGCACCTGGCCGACAAATACTCGCCCAAGGTGGTGAAGAAAGTGCGCCTAGCCCACCATTTTGTGGAGGAAAACGTGTTGGAGGAGCTCTTCGCCAAAATGGCCAGCAAGCCTAAGCAGCTCGACGTGCTGATGCGCTACCTGCAGCGGGTGCCGGTGTACCAAAACGTGCACAGCAACCACCAGGGCATGGAAAAAGCCGCCCTGACCAGCAGCCCCCACCTCTCCCCGTCAGCCGTCAATACCCTTATTAAAAACGGGGTACTGGAGCAGTTCGACGTCATCGTGTCCCGCTTCCCCCTCGATGATTCGCCGGAGGCCAAAATGCCCTTCACGCTGAGCGAAGCGCAAACTGCCGCGCACGACGAAGTGCTCCGCCTGTTTGGGGAAAAGGACATCGTGCTGCTGCACGGCGTGACGGGCGCGGGCAAAACCGAAATCTACATCGAGCTGATCCGCAAGGCCCTCGAAGGTGGCGGACAGGTGCTGTATCTATTGCCCGAAATTGCCCTCACGGCCCAGATTGTGACCCGCCTGATGCGCGTGTTTGGCACCCGCTTGGGCGTGTACCACTCCAAGTTTTCGGACAACGAGCGGGTGGAAGTGTGGAATGGCGTGCTCTCGGGCCGCTTCCAGGTGGTGGTGGGCGTGCGCTCCGCCGTATTTCTGCCCTTCGACAATATGTCCCTCATCATCGTGGACGAAGAGCACGAGTCGAGCTACAAGCAGTACGACCCGGCCCCACGTTACAACGCCCGGGAAGTGGCCCTGATGATGGCCAACTTTCAGGGAGCCAAAACCCTGCTGGGCTCGGCCACTCCGGCCGTAGAAACCTATTACCAAACCCGGGCTGGGCGTTGGGGACTAGTCACGCTCAGCAAACGTTTCGGCGAGGCTGGTTTGCCCGAAATTGAGTTGGTCGATACGCGCAAGCAGCGCGAGGCCAAGAAAATGCTCAACCACTTCACGCCCGAGCTGCTGGGGGAAATCGAGCGGAAGCTGGGCCTCAAGGAGCAGGTGATTCTGTTTCAGAACCGCCGCGGCTACTCGCCCTTCATTTCCTGCCTCGACTGCGGCTGGATTCCGAAGTGTAAGAACTGCGCCGTGAGCCTGAGCTACCACAAGCACGCGCACGAGCTGCGCTGCCATTACTGCGGTTTCCATGACCGAATGCCGGTAGAATGCCCGGCCTGCGGCTCCCGCAATTTGAAAACCGTCGGTTTTGGTACCGAGAAAATTGAGGATGACCTCAAAATCATGCTGCCCGCGGCCAACGTGCAGCGCATGGACCTCGACACGACCCGGGCCAAGAATTCCTATCAGCAGATTATTGCCGATTTTGAGCAGCAAACCACCAACGTGCTGGTAGGCACCCAGATGGTAACCAAGGGCCTGGACTTTGCTAACGTGAGCCTAGTGGGCATCATCAACGCCGACAGCATCATCCACTACCCCGACTTCCGGGCCCACGAACGGGCGTTCCAGATGTTTGTGCAGGTGAGTGGTCGGGCGGGGCGCAAGGGCAAAAAGGGCAAGGTAATCATTCAGACAGCCGACCCGGCCCAGGTGATTTTTGACAAGGTAATCCGTAACGACTACCTCGAATTCTACGAATACGAAATTACCCAGCGGCGAGAGTACGGCTTTCCGCCCTTTATGCGCGTTATCCGGCTCACCGTGAAGCATGTGGATCAGCTGGTAGCGGAGCAGGCCGCCATTCTGTTGACCCAGGAGCTGGTATACCGCCTGGGCCGCGAAGCTGTGCTGGGGCCGGAAGCGCCATACATCTTCCGGATTCGCAACTTCTACCTGCAGGAAATCACCATCAAGCTTGACCGGGAACATACGGTGCTCAAGCACGCCAAAGGCCAGATTACGGAGGCTATGAACGTAGTCAAGGACCAGAAGGAGTTCAAGCAGACCCGCCTCGTAGCCGACGTGGACCCCATGTAA
- a CDS encoding class I SAM-dependent methyltransferase, translating into MTIPSVSFLGSWALGILLFQACTQPLSESTAATAAEQRRQSSVPDTTGYEIRPPADPNGISRYYLGRQIAHVMGHEGADWLERSGREQEEGTDVLLKALRLKPTDVVADIGAGTGYFSFRMSALVPQGKVLAVDIQPEMITYLQDNKERNNAPNVEPVLGTVQNPNLPANSVDLALIVDAYHEFDHPREMMRSIKAALKPNGRVALAEYRAEDPKVPIKRIHKMSVEQARKEMKAVGLEFIESVETLPQQHLMFFRRPK; encoded by the coding sequence ATGACCATTCCTTCTGTTTCCTTCCTGGGCTCCTGGGCGCTGGGTATTTTGCTATTTCAGGCCTGCACCCAGCCGCTGAGTGAAAGCACGGCCGCTACGGCCGCCGAGCAGCGCCGACAGTCATCCGTGCCCGACACCACCGGCTACGAAATCCGGCCGCCGGCCGACCCCAATGGCATCAGCCGCTACTACCTGGGCCGGCAGATTGCGCACGTCATGGGCCACGAAGGTGCCGATTGGCTGGAGCGCTCCGGCCGGGAACAGGAGGAAGGAACCGATGTGCTGCTCAAAGCTCTGCGTCTGAAGCCCACTGACGTGGTAGCCGACATTGGCGCCGGCACCGGTTATTTTTCGTTCCGGATGAGTGCCCTCGTGCCCCAGGGCAAGGTATTGGCCGTGGATATTCAGCCCGAAATGATAACCTACCTGCAAGACAACAAGGAGCGCAACAACGCCCCGAACGTGGAGCCGGTACTGGGCACAGTGCAGAACCCCAACTTGCCGGCCAACAGCGTGGATTTGGCCCTGATTGTGGATGCTTACCACGAGTTTGACCACCCGCGGGAAATGATGCGGTCCATTAAAGCCGCGCTGAAGCCCAACGGCCGGGTGGCCCTGGCCGAATACCGCGCCGAAGACCCCAAGGTGCCCATCAAGCGTATCCATAAGATGAGCGTGGAGCAGGCTCGCAAGGAAATGAAAGC
- a CDS encoding thioredoxin domain-containing protein, producing the protein MSFPQPAHTNRLSQETSPYLLQHAHNPVDWYPWGEEALSRAQAEQKPIIVSIGYAACHWCHVMERESFENPRIAEVMNQHFVCIKVDREERPDVDQVYMDALQAMGVQGGWPLNVFLNPDAKPFYGGTYFPPRSWVQLLESIGEAYQGEHRAELDKSAEEFARILRASDLEKYGAASAGLALSEEQFKLLVYNLGVRFDAEKGGMNRAPKFPMPSIWRFLLRCHARTGSQLVLNQTLLTLREMAWGGIYDQVGGGFARYSVDAEWLVPHFEKMLYDNGQLISLYAEAFQLTQDPLFRDVVYDTVAFIKRELTSPEGGFYSSLDADSEGEEGKFYVFTKEELQAILGDEEALFSAYYNCTALGNWEHGRNILHRRQSDAEFAAEHELEVAVLEAIVAEWKQKIRRVRNQRVRPGLDDKILTGWNALMLSGLVDAYRAFGEAGFLELALQNARFLQQNLRQGPRLRRNYKAGRATIDGFLEDYALVIQAYIGLYEVTFDAQWLHEAEALTQYVQAHFFDPEENQFFYTDDTGEKLIARKKELFDNVIPGSNSVMAHNLLRLSLHLEKPEYRDLAATMLGQVQDLVIKEPQHLTNWASLYAALLQPMAEIAIVGPEVEAVREELSRHFLPYAVVAGAAEAGELPLLLHRTAQNGKTTLYVCFNRACQQPVYSVAAALAQLPAPGAS; encoded by the coding sequence ATGTCTTTTCCCCAGCCGGCCCACACCAACCGCCTCAGCCAGGAAACCAGCCCGTATTTGCTTCAGCACGCCCACAACCCGGTTGATTGGTACCCTTGGGGAGAAGAAGCCCTGAGCCGGGCTCAGGCCGAGCAAAAGCCCATTATCGTCAGCATTGGCTACGCGGCTTGCCACTGGTGCCACGTCATGGAGCGGGAGTCGTTCGAGAATCCGCGCATTGCCGAGGTGATGAACCAGCACTTCGTGTGCATTAAGGTTGACCGGGAAGAGCGGCCCGATGTGGACCAGGTGTACATGGACGCCCTGCAAGCTATGGGCGTCCAGGGTGGCTGGCCGCTGAACGTCTTTCTGAACCCGGATGCCAAGCCATTCTACGGAGGCACCTACTTTCCACCCCGCAGCTGGGTGCAGCTGCTGGAAAGTATCGGCGAAGCGTACCAGGGGGAGCACCGCGCCGAGCTAGACAAGTCTGCCGAGGAGTTTGCGCGCATCCTGCGGGCCAGTGACCTGGAAAAGTACGGGGCAGCTTCCGCCGGTTTAGCGTTGTCGGAAGAGCAGTTTAAGCTGCTGGTGTACAACCTGGGCGTACGGTTCGACGCCGAGAAAGGCGGCATGAACCGGGCCCCGAAGTTTCCGATGCCCAGCATCTGGCGGTTTTTACTGCGCTGCCACGCTCGTACCGGCAGCCAGCTGGTGCTCAACCAAACCCTGCTGACCTTGCGCGAAATGGCCTGGGGCGGCATTTATGACCAAGTGGGAGGCGGCTTTGCCCGCTACTCGGTAGATGCCGAGTGGCTGGTACCCCACTTCGAGAAGATGCTTTACGACAATGGGCAATTGATTAGTCTATACGCCGAAGCCTTTCAGCTTACCCAAGACCCACTGTTCCGGGACGTAGTGTATGATACTGTGGCCTTCATTAAGCGGGAGCTAACCAGTCCGGAAGGAGGGTTCTATTCGTCACTGGATGCGGATAGTGAGGGCGAAGAAGGCAAGTTCTATGTCTTTACCAAAGAGGAGCTGCAGGCCATTCTCGGCGACGAGGAAGCGTTGTTTTCGGCGTACTATAACTGCACGGCCCTGGGAAATTGGGAACATGGCCGCAATATTCTGCACCGTCGGCAGTCGGATGCAGAGTTTGCCGCCGAACACGAGCTGGAAGTAGCGGTGCTGGAGGCCATAGTAGCGGAGTGGAAACAGAAAATCCGGCGGGTCCGCAACCAACGGGTGCGCCCGGGCCTCGACGACAAAATCCTGACCGGGTGGAATGCCCTGATGCTAAGTGGGCTGGTGGATGCCTACCGGGCCTTTGGCGAAGCGGGTTTTCTGGAGCTGGCTCTGCAAAACGCCCGGTTTCTGCAACAAAACCTACGGCAGGGCCCGCGCCTGCGCCGCAATTATAAGGCCGGCCGCGCCACCATCGACGGGTTTCTGGAGGATTACGCCCTGGTGATTCAAGCCTATATCGGCCTCTACGAGGTGACTTTCGACGCGCAGTGGCTGCACGAAGCCGAGGCCCTGACCCAATACGTGCAGGCTCACTTCTTCGACCCGGAGGAAAATCAGTTCTTCTACACCGACGACACCGGCGAAAAGCTGATTGCCCGCAAAAAAGAGTTGTTCGACAACGTCATTCCCGGCTCCAACTCGGTAATGGCCCATAACCTGCTCCGATTGAGCCTACACCTGGAAAAACCCGAGTACCGTGACCTGGCTGCCACGATGCTGGGTCAGGTACAAGATTTAGTAATCAAAGAGCCCCAGCATCTAACGAACTGGGCCTCACTTTACGCAGCCTTGCTCCAGCCTATGGCTGAAATTGCCATTGTCGGGCCCGAGGTTGAAGCAGTGCGGGAAGAGCTGAGCCGCCACTTTCTACCCTACGCCGTGGTGGCCGGAGCGGCAGAAGCCGGTGAACTGCCGCTGCTGCTACACCGCACGGCTCAGAACGGTAAAACGACGCTGTACGTGTGCTTCAACCGGGCCTGCCAGCAGCCGGTATATAGCGTTGCGGCGGCTCTGGCCCAGTTGCCCGCACCTGGCGCCAGCTAA